DNA sequence from the Raineyella sp. LH-20 genome:
TGCTGCCCGAGGAGGCCGGCGTGCTGAAGGCCGCCTGGGTGATCGCCCTCAGCGCGGTGATCGGCGGGGTGGCGACCGGCTGGACGTACGTGCGCTCCCGCCGGGCCCGCGGGATGTCGCCGTACGGCCGCGGATGACCCGCGCCGACGACGCCCGGCGCAGATGACGACTGTGTTACAGAGCCGGTCAAATTGTGTTACACGTCCCGGCAGCTATTTACAGAGCCGCTTCCTTGGTCGATTATGTGTCCTTGGAACACTGCCGCCGCGCAACGGAGCCGACGGCCGTCCCACATCCGCACGGTCTCGCCGGTTGGTGGCCACCTCGCCGCCGACCAGGTCACCGTTCACCGCCCGTTCTCACCGTTGAGGTGACGACGCGGCCTGTCCGAGGGGAAGAACATGGCTCCTGACAGTGCGCTCCAGGCACGGGAGGGCATCGCCGGCTCGGGTCTCTATGACCCGATGTACGAACATGACGCATGTGGCGTGGCCTTTGTCGCCACCCTGAGCGGCGAACCCTCTCACCGGATCCTCGAACAGGGCCTCGAGGCCCTGCGCAACCTCGACCACCGTGGCGCCACCGGCGCCGACGAGGCGGCCGGCGACGGTGCCGGCATCCTCCTCCAGGTGCCCGACGCGTTCCTGCGCGAGGTCTGCGACTTCCCGCTGCCGGCTCCCGGAACGTACGCGGTGGGCATGGCGTTCCTGCCGGCGAAGGAGTCCCGTCGCGACGCGGCCCGCCGCGAGGTCGAGCAGATCGCCGTCGAGGAGGGCCTGCGGGTCGTCGGCTGGCGTCCGGTGCCCGTCGTCACCGACACGCTGAGCCCGATCTCCCTGCACGTGATGCCGCACTTCGAGCACCTGGTCGTCACCCCGGTGGCGGGCGGCCGGACCGGGGTCGAGGTCGACCGGGCCGTCTACGGTCTGCGTCGGCGTGCCGAGCGTGAGGCCGAGGTCTACTTCCCGTCGCTGTCCGCCCGGACTCTGGTCTACAAGGGCATGCTGACGACGATGCAGCTGGAGGAGGTCTTCCCGGAGCTGCACGACGAGCGGATGGCCTCGGCGCTGGCCGTGGTGCACTCCCGCTTCTCCACCAACACCTTCCCGGCGTGGGAGCTGGCCCACCCGTTCCGGATGGTCGCCCACAACGGTGAGATCAACACCGTCCGTGGCAACAAGAACTGGATGCGCGCCCGCGAGGCGCTGCTCGACACCCCGCTGATCCCGGGCTCGTTGGATCGGCTTTTCCCGATCTGTGAGCCGACGGCCTCCGACTCGGCGTCCTTCGACTCGGTCGTCGAACTGCTCAACCTGGCCGGCCGCAGCCTGCCGCATGCGGTGCTGATGATGATCCCGGAGGCGTGGGAGAACAACCACGACATGCCGCAGGAGGTGCGTGACTTCTACGCGTACCACGCTTGTCTGATGGAGCCGTGGGACGGCCCCGCCTGTATGACCTTCACCGACGGCACCCAGATCGGCGCCGTGCTGGACCGCAACGGTCTGCGCCCCGGCCGCTACTGGATCACCAACGACGGCCTGGTGGTGCTCGCCTCGGAGTCCGGCGTGCTGGACATCCCCGACCACGACGTCCGTGCCAAGGGCCGCCTGAAGCCCGGCCAGATGTTCCTCGCCGACCTGTCGGAGCACCGGATCGTCCCTGATGAGGAGATCAAGGCGGGGCTCGCCGCCCGGGCGCCGTACGGTGAGTGGCTGCGCGACGGCCGGCTCAACCTCTCCGAACTGCCGGTGCGCGAGCACATCGTGCACACCCACGCCTCGGTCACCCGCCGCCAGCAGGTCTTCGGCTACACCGAGGAGGAGCTGCGCAAGGTCCTCGCACCGATGGCGAACACCGGTGCCGAGCCGATCGGGGCGATGGGCACCGACGCCCCGATCCCGGTGCTGTCGCAGCGACCGAAGCTGATGTTCGACTACTTCGTCCAGCACTTCGCCCAGGTCACCAACCCGCCGTTGGACGCCATCCGCGAGGAGCTGGTCACCAGCCTGTTCAACACCATCGGCCCCGAGCAGAACCTGCTCCAGCCGACCCCGGCGTCCTGCCGCCAGATCGTGCTGCCCTTCCCGATCCTCAACAACGACGAACTGACCCAGATCGTCCGGATCAACCAGGACGGCACGCTGCCCGGCTACCAGTCGCACGTGCTGCGTGGGCTGTACTCGATCGAGGCCGGCACCGAGGCACTGGAGGCCCGCCTCCAGGAGCTGTGTGAGGAGGCGTCCGCGGCGATCGCCGGCGGCGCCCGGATCCTGGTGCTCTCCGACCGGCATGCCAAGCAGGAGTGGGCGCCGATCCCGTCGCTGCTCTTCACCGCGGCGATCCACCACCACTTGGTCCGGGAGAAGACCCGCACCAAGGTCGGCATCGTCGTCGAGGCCGGCGACGTCCGCGAGGTGCACCACGTCAGCACCCTGATCGGCTACGGCGCCGCCGCGGTCAACCCGTACCTGGCGTTCGAGACCGCCGAGGACCTGGCCCGCACCGGCACCTTCGTGACCGTCGCGCCGGAGAAGGCCGTCGCCAACGTCGCCAAGGCTCTCGGCAAAGGCGTGCTGAAGGTGATGTCCAAGATGGGCGTCTCCACGGTGGCCTCCTACACCGGCGCACAGATCTTCGAGGCCGTCGGACTGTCCCAGGAGCTGGTCGACCAGTACTTCACCGGCACCACGTCGAAGATCGGCGGCATCGGGCTGGAAGAGGTCCACCGGCAGATCCGTGCCGGCCACGACGTCGCCTACCCGGTGGACGGCATCCCGCTGGCCCACCGGCGGCTGCAGATCGGCGGCGACTACCAGTGGCGCCGCGAGGGCGAGGACCACCTCTTCGACCCGGAGACCGTCTTCCGGCTCCAGCACTCCACCCGCAACCGGCGCTACGACGTCTTCAAGCAGTACACCGACCGGGTCAACGACACCTCCGAGCGGCTGATGACGCTGCGAGGCCTGCTGAAGTTCCGCCACAACCGCCAGCCGATCGACATCGACGAGGTGGAGCCGATCGAGTCGATCATCCGGCGGTTCGCGACCGGCGCCATGTCGTACGGCTCGATCTCCCGGGAGGCGCACGAGACGCTGGCGATCGCGATGAACCGGCTCGGCGCGAAGTCGAACACCGGTGAGGGCGGTGAGGATCCGGACCGGCTGCACGACCCGGAGCGCTGCTCGAAGATCAAGCAGGTCGCCTCCGGCCGCTTCGGGGTGACCTCGGAATACCTGTCGTACGCCGAGGACATCCAGATCAAGATGGCCCAGGGCGCCAAGCCCGGTGAGGGCGGCCAGCTGCCCGGCCAGAAGGTCTACCCGTGGGTGGCCTCGACCCGGCACTCGACGCCGGGCGTCGGCCTGATCTCGCCGCCGCCGCACCACGACATCTACTCGATCGAGGATCTCAAGCAGCTGATCCACGACCTGAAGTGCGCCAACCCGGTGGCCCGGATCCACGTCAAGCTCGTCTCCGAGTCCGGCGTCGGCACGGTCGCGGCCGGCGTGGCCAAGGCGAAGGCCGATGTGGTGCTGATCTCCGGCCACGACGGTGGCACGGGTGCGGCGCCGCTGACCTCGATCAAGCACGCCGGCACCCCGTGGGAGCTCGGCCTGGCCGAGACCCAGCAGACGCTGATCGCCAACGGGCTGCGCGACCGGGTGGTCGTCCAGGCCGACGGCCAGATGAAGACCGGCCGTGACGTCGTCGTCGCCGCCCTGCTGGGTGCCGAGGAGTTCGGTTTCGCGACCGCTCCGCTGGTGGTCGAGGGCTGCGTGATGATGCGGGTCTGCCACCTGGACACCTGCCCGGTCGGCGTCGCCACCCAGAACCCGGAGCTGCGGGCGAAGTTCACCGGTCGACCGGAGTTCGTCGAGACCTTCTTCGAGTACATCGCCGAGGAGGTCCGCGAGATCCTCGCCGAGCTCGGTTTCCGCACCCTGGAGGAGGCCATCGGCCGTTCCGACCAGCTGGACACCCGCTCCGCCGAGGACCACTGGAAGGCGGCCGGCCTGGACCTCAGCCCGGTGCTGTTCCAGCCGTCGGTGCCGGAGACGACCGCCCGTCGCCACGTCGTCGACCAGGACCACGACCTCGACAAGCAGCTCGACATGGAGCTGATGGACCTGGTCGCGCCGGTCCTCGCCGCGGCCCGGGAGGGGCGCACGCCGCAGCCGGTCCGCGGGACGATCGCGGTGCGCAACGTGCACCGTACGGTCGGCACGCTGCTCGGCCACGAGATCACCATGGCCACCGAGGGCCGCGGGCTGCCGGACAACACCGTCGACATCACCCTCACCGGGTCGGGCGGGCAGAGCTTCGGCGCCTTCATCCCGAAGGGGCTCACCCTGCGGCTGGTCGGCGACTCGAACGACTACGTCGCCAAGGGCCTGTCCGGCGGTCGGGTGATCATCCGGCCGCAGGCCGACGCGACCTTCGTCGCCGAGGACGAGATCATCGCCGGCAACGTGATCGGCTACGGCGCCACGTCCGGTGAGCTGTTCCTGCGCGGCCAGGTCGGCGAGCGCTTCTGCGTCCGCAACTCCGGCGCCACCGCGGTGGTCGAGGGCGTCGGCGACCACGGCTGCGAGTACATGACCGGCGGCACCGTGGTGGTGATCGGCCCGACCGGGCGTAACTTCGCGGCCGGCATGTCCGGCGGCGTGGCGTACGTCCTCGACCTCGACCCGCATCGGCTGAACACCGAGCTGGCCGACCCGAAGACGCTGGACGCCACCGACATCGCCCTGGTCCGTACACTGTTGGAGCGACACCGAGTGGAGACCGGCTCGGCGGTCGCCGACCGGCTGCTCAGCGGTGAGGCCGCCGACACCGTGATCGGGGAGCGGTTCACCAAGGTGCTGCCCCGTGACTACGCCCGGGTCCTCGCGGCTCGGGCCCAGGCCGAGGCCGACGGCCTCGACGACGATGCGACCACCGCCAGGATGATGGAGGCGACCCGTGGCTGATCCCCGTGGTTTCATGAAGTTCCCGCGCGAGCACCCGCAGCGGCGCGATGTCGAGGAACGGGTGAAGGACTGGAACGAGGTCTACCCCGGCGGCCCGGCCGCGGCGTTCCTGCCGATCATCCCGACGCAGGCGGCCCGCTGCATGGACTGCGGCATCCCGTTCTGTCACTTCGGCTGCCCGCTCGGCAACATCATCCCGGAGTGGAACGACCTGGTGTGGCGCGACGACTGGCAGGCCGCGTCCGACCGACTGCACGCCACGAACAACTTCCCGGAGTTCACCGGGCGGCTGTGCCCGGCGCCGTGCGAGACGGCCTGTGTCGTCGGCATCAACGACGACCCGGTGGCGATCAAGGGTGTCGAGGTCTCGATCGCCGAGCGCGCCTGGGACGACCGGCTGATCCAGCCGCAGGCCCCGGACTGGCACACCGGCTACACGGTCGCCGTGGTCGGGTCGGGCCCGTCCGGCCTGGCCGTCGCCCAGCAGCTGACCCGGGTGGGCCACACGGTGGCGGTGTTCGAGCGGGCCGACGTGCCGGGCGGTCTGCTGCGCTACGGCATCCCCGAGTTCAAGATGGAGAAGTCCGTCCTGGACCGTCGGATCCGGCAGATGAAGGACGAGGGCACCATCTTCCGCACCGGTGTCACCATCGGCACCGACATCACCTGGACGCAGCTGAAGTCGCGCTACGACGCCGTCGTGGTGGCGATGGGCTCGACCAAGCCGCGTGACCTGCCGGCGCCGGGCCGCGAGCTGGAGGGCATCCACTTCGCGATGGACTACCTGCCGCAGGCCAACCGGGTCGCCCGGGGCCGTACGGTCGAGAACCAGATCGTGGCCACCGACAAGCACGTCGTGGTGATCGGTGGCGGCGACACCGGCTCGGACTGCATCGGCACCGCGCTGCGCCAGGGCGCCGCGTCGGTCACTCAGCTGGAGATCTTCCCGGCCCCCGGCGAGGACCGGCCGGCCCACCAGCCGTGGCCGACCTACCCGGCGGTCTGGCGGGTCTCCACCTCCCAGGAGGAGGGCGGCGAGCGGGTCTTCGAGACGTCGACCACCGAGTTCATCGGGGACGAGGCGGGCCATGTCCGCGAGCTGCGGCTGGTCGAGGTGAAGCCGAACGGCTCCGGAGGGTTCGTCCCCGTCGAGGGATCGGAGCGGGTGATCCCGGCCGACATGGTCGTGCTGGCGATGGGCTTCGTCGGCCCGGAGGCGGAGGACCTGGTCGACCAGCTCGGGGTGAGCCTGGACCGTCGCGGCAACGTGGTGCGCGACGACGACTACATGACCGGTGTCGAGGGCGTCTTCGCCTGCGGTGACGCCGGCCGTGGCCAGTCGCTGGTCGTCTGGGCGATCGCCGAGGGCCGCTCCTGCGCCGCTGGCGTGGACGCCTTCCTCAGCGGATCGACCAAGCTGCTGCGTCCGATCGGTCCGCAGGTGCGCCCGATGGTGCTCTGACCGCTCAACCTGCGGGTCGACCCACTTGGTCATCCGCTTCGCCCGCGCGATGGTGTCTGTCGTTCAGCACCGTCGCGCGGGCGAACTGCATTGGGGGTGGGGCCAGCGGGGGGTATCGCGGGGTGGGTTCAGCGCGGGTGGGTTCAGCGCGGGGTGGCGCGGCGGACGACCAGGTAGCCGGCCGCGCCGGCGAGGGCGGCGACGGCCAGCACCAGGCTGAAGATCCCGGCGACACCGAGCCCGGCGAACCACCTGATCAGGGCGGGCCACGCCCGCAGCCAGGTGAGCACGGCGACGGCGGCCAGCAGGGCCCCGGCCAGCGACAGCCCGACGGTGAGCACGCCGGTGACCCGCCACCGCATGTAGCAGGTGGTCAGCGCCGCGCCGACGAGGAGCGCGGTCAGGCTGAGCGTGAAGGTGGCGTACGCCCCGAGCCACCAGGGCAGGCCGTGGTACCACAGGGCGTCGAAGACGACGGTGTGGGTGCCCCAGCCACCGGTCACGAGCTCAACCACCCGGAGGGCTGCGAAGGCCAGCGCGAACACGGCCGAGAACACGGTGAACGCCAGCGTGGTGCCCAGCCAGTAGTCCCGGCGGGTCGCGCCGATGCCGAGGGCGAACTGGAGGGTGGTCGCCACCGCCTGGACGCCGACCACGATGAGGTACCAGATCGGCGACAGCACCGCCCAGCTGTACCTCATCCCCTCCTGCATCGCCGCCGGGTCGACGCCGCCGGCGTGGACGATGATCAGGGCGATGGCGATGCTGAACAGCAGGGCCGCCGCGATGATGATGGCCGGGGTCCAGCCCAGGACCCACAGGTCGACGAACTGGAGTCGGGTCACCCGGACGATGTGCTGCAGGGGGCCGGGGGAGCGGTGCGTGTCGGTCTCGCGGGAGGTCGGGCGGGTGATGGCTGTCATGAGGTACGTCCTTGTCGGGAGCCGGCGGTCCGATCGATGAGGAGCTGTTGCAGGGTCACCGGTTCTGCGCTGAGGCCGGCCGCCGCGGCGGGGCCGGCGAGAGCGTCGTACGACTCGCCGACGGTGGCCCGGGCCAGCGGGCCCGTGCTGTGCCGGGCGAGCACCGTACGACCCTCGACGAAGCGGTCGACCGCCGAGGTGGCGCCGGAGACGACGGTGGTCGACCCGCGAGCGACCTCGGCATCGGCGTCGAGGAGGAGACGGCCCCGGTCGATCAGCAGGATGTGGTCGAGCAGCGGCGAGATCTCGTCGATCAGGTGGGTGGAGATGACGATCGTCCGCGGCCGCTCGGCATAGTCGGCCAGCAGCACGTCATAGAACAGTTGGCGGGCCACCGCGTCCAGCCCCAGGTAGGGCTCGTCGAAGAAGGTCAGCGGTGCCCGGGAGGCCAGCCCGACGATGATGCCGACCATGGACAGTTCGCCGCGGGACAGCTTCACGATCGGCCGGCGCAGCGGGAGGCGGAAGCTGTCGACGAGCGAGGCAGCCAGGTCGGCGTCCCAGCCGGGGAAGAACCACGGCGCGACCGCGAGGACGTGGCGCGCGTGGAACGAGGTGGGGTATTTCTGCGCCTCCGCGACGAACGACACCCGGCCAAGCACCCGGGGGTTCTCCGCCGGGGACTCGCCGAAGACCTCCACCTCCCCGTCGTCGGGGAAGATCTGGCCGGTGAGGACCTGCATCAGCGTGGTCTTGCCGGCGCCGTTGCGGCCGAGCAGGCCGACGATCCGCTGCGCCGGCACGGCGAGGTCGAGCCGGTCGAGGGCGGTGAGCTCGCCGTAGCGCTTGGTGAGTCGGTGGGTGCGGATGACGGGCGCCACCGTGGTGGTGGACATGGCGTCACACTCCTGAGGACTGGTCCGCCGGCAGGCCGCCGGCGGTGTGATGGATGAGCGCGGTGAGGTCGTCCAGGCTGATGCCCAGCCGTCGGGCCTCCGCGAGCAGGGGGCGTACGTACTCGTCGGCGAAGGCAGCTCGGCGTCGGCTGCGGAGCCGTTCGGTGGCACCAGGGGCGACGAACATGCCGATGCCACGGCGCTTCTCGACCAGACCGCCCGCCAGCAGTTGGTTGACGCCCTTGCCGGCGGTCGCCGGGTTGATCCGGTAAAAGCCGGCCAGCTCGTTGGTGGAGGGGATCTGGTCGCCCTCCTTCAGCCCGCCTTCGACGATCTGGCGTTCGATCTCCTGGGCGAGTTGCAGGTAGAGGGGCTGGGAGTCGTCCACCTCACCTCCTTGGTTCATTACTTATGTAACTAAGTAAGCATCCAGGAGGGCCGGGTGTCAAGTGGGTGTCAAGGCCTGGCCGGCCGTCCTGTGGCGGGATTCGTCGTCTGGTGGGCGGACCGGGCGTTCGTTTGCCGGTCGACACCGACGTTTCTCAGGTCCCCCGACGGTCCGCGAGAACCCCGACGTTCTACGGCGGAACAAGGTCGGGGTTGCCGGCAAGCGTCGGGGAAGTTGAGAACCGTCGGGGAAGTCGCGAACCGTCGGGGTCCTGGCAGTCGTCGGGGTACTGGGTGCTGGAGGATCGTCAGGGTGCTGGAGAGTCGTCGGGGTGCCGGAGGATCGTGGACCAGTGGGAAGTTGCCGTTGCCGTTGCCGTTGCCGTTGCCGTTGCCGTTGCCGTTGCCGCGGGGCGCTCAGGTGATGCGAAACCCCGCTGATGGAGCACCATCAGCGGGGTCGACGCAGGACGGCGGTCGGGGGCTCAGCCCTTGGCGTCCCAGCTGTCGGGGCCGCGGCGGACTGCCCGACGCAGCGCGGCCCGGGCGGCCGGCAGGTCGCGGTCGAGGTCGCCGAGCTGGGCGCCGAACAGCACGCCGTACGTGAACGTCGGCTCGCCCGCCGCCGCGGCGGCGTCGGCCAGCCGCAGCAGCCGCTCCCGGGCGACCACGGCGTCGTTCATCTCGCCGAACACCTCGGTCACCGCCTCCCAGTCCCGGGCCGAGGAC
Encoded proteins:
- the gltB gene encoding glutamate synthase large subunit: MAPDSALQAREGIAGSGLYDPMYEHDACGVAFVATLSGEPSHRILEQGLEALRNLDHRGATGADEAAGDGAGILLQVPDAFLREVCDFPLPAPGTYAVGMAFLPAKESRRDAARREVEQIAVEEGLRVVGWRPVPVVTDTLSPISLHVMPHFEHLVVTPVAGGRTGVEVDRAVYGLRRRAEREAEVYFPSLSARTLVYKGMLTTMQLEEVFPELHDERMASALAVVHSRFSTNTFPAWELAHPFRMVAHNGEINTVRGNKNWMRAREALLDTPLIPGSLDRLFPICEPTASDSASFDSVVELLNLAGRSLPHAVLMMIPEAWENNHDMPQEVRDFYAYHACLMEPWDGPACMTFTDGTQIGAVLDRNGLRPGRYWITNDGLVVLASESGVLDIPDHDVRAKGRLKPGQMFLADLSEHRIVPDEEIKAGLAARAPYGEWLRDGRLNLSELPVREHIVHTHASVTRRQQVFGYTEEELRKVLAPMANTGAEPIGAMGTDAPIPVLSQRPKLMFDYFVQHFAQVTNPPLDAIREELVTSLFNTIGPEQNLLQPTPASCRQIVLPFPILNNDELTQIVRINQDGTLPGYQSHVLRGLYSIEAGTEALEARLQELCEEASAAIAGGARILVLSDRHAKQEWAPIPSLLFTAAIHHHLVREKTRTKVGIVVEAGDVREVHHVSTLIGYGAAAVNPYLAFETAEDLARTGTFVTVAPEKAVANVAKALGKGVLKVMSKMGVSTVASYTGAQIFEAVGLSQELVDQYFTGTTSKIGGIGLEEVHRQIRAGHDVAYPVDGIPLAHRRLQIGGDYQWRREGEDHLFDPETVFRLQHSTRNRRYDVFKQYTDRVNDTSERLMTLRGLLKFRHNRQPIDIDEVEPIESIIRRFATGAMSYGSISREAHETLAIAMNRLGAKSNTGEGGEDPDRLHDPERCSKIKQVASGRFGVTSEYLSYAEDIQIKMAQGAKPGEGGQLPGQKVYPWVASTRHSTPGVGLISPPPHHDIYSIEDLKQLIHDLKCANPVARIHVKLVSESGVGTVAAGVAKAKADVVLISGHDGGTGAAPLTSIKHAGTPWELGLAETQQTLIANGLRDRVVVQADGQMKTGRDVVVAALLGAEEFGFATAPLVVEGCVMMRVCHLDTCPVGVATQNPELRAKFTGRPEFVETFFEYIAEEVREILAELGFRTLEEAIGRSDQLDTRSAEDHWKAAGLDLSPVLFQPSVPETTARRHVVDQDHDLDKQLDMELMDLVAPVLAAAREGRTPQPVRGTIAVRNVHRTVGTLLGHEITMATEGRGLPDNTVDITLTGSGGQSFGAFIPKGLTLRLVGDSNDYVAKGLSGGRVIIRPQADATFVAEDEIIAGNVIGYGATSGELFLRGQVGERFCVRNSGATAVVEGVGDHGCEYMTGGTVVVIGPTGRNFAAGMSGGVAYVLDLDPHRLNTELADPKTLDATDIALVRTLLERHRVETGSAVADRLLSGEAADTVIGERFTKVLPRDYARVLAARAQAEADGLDDDATTARMMEATRG
- a CDS encoding glutamate synthase subunit beta, with protein sequence MADPRGFMKFPREHPQRRDVEERVKDWNEVYPGGPAAAFLPIIPTQAARCMDCGIPFCHFGCPLGNIIPEWNDLVWRDDWQAASDRLHATNNFPEFTGRLCPAPCETACVVGINDDPVAIKGVEVSIAERAWDDRLIQPQAPDWHTGYTVAVVGSGPSGLAVAQQLTRVGHTVAVFERADVPGGLLRYGIPEFKMEKSVLDRRIRQMKDEGTIFRTGVTIGTDITWTQLKSRYDAVVVAMGSTKPRDLPAPGRELEGIHFAMDYLPQANRVARGRTVENQIVATDKHVVVIGGGDTGSDCIGTALRQGAASVTQLEIFPAPGEDRPAHQPWPTYPAVWRVSTSQEEGGERVFETSTTEFIGDEAGHVRELRLVEVKPNGSGGFVPVEGSERVIPADMVVLAMGFVGPEAEDLVDQLGVSLDRRGNVVRDDDYMTGVEGVFACGDAGRGQSLVVWAIAEGRSCAAGVDAFLSGSTKLLRPIGPQVRPMVL
- a CDS encoding ABC transporter ATP-binding protein, which produces MSTTTVAPVIRTHRLTKRYGELTALDRLDLAVPAQRIVGLLGRNGAGKTTLMQVLTGQIFPDDGEVEVFGESPAENPRVLGRVSFVAEAQKYPTSFHARHVLAVAPWFFPGWDADLAASLVDSFRLPLRRPIVKLSRGELSMVGIIVGLASRAPLTFFDEPYLGLDAVARQLFYDVLLADYAERPRTIVISTHLIDEISPLLDHILLIDRGRLLLDADAEVARGSTTVVSGATSAVDRFVEGRTVLARHSTGPLARATVGESYDALAGPAAAAGLSAEPVTLQQLLIDRTAGSRQGRTS
- a CDS encoding GntR family transcriptional regulator; translation: MDDSQPLYLQLAQEIERQIVEGGLKEGDQIPSTNELAGFYRINPATAGKGVNQLLAGGLVEKRRGIGMFVAPGATERLRSRRRAAFADEYVRPLLAEARRLGISLDDLTALIHHTAGGLPADQSSGV